The following proteins are co-located in the Candidatus Woesearchaeota archaeon genome:
- a CDS encoding RpiB/LacA/LacB family sugar-phosphate isomerase, translating to MKAFLGADHGGFRLKERIKELLTGQKINFEDLGPYSHDPEDDYVDYAVKVAEMVRKTEGSFGILICKSGTGMALAANKIKGIRAAKCTDAYTARMARRDEDANVLALRSENTSPRLTKKIILTFLKTKPSDAKRHKRRLDKIKRLEKS from the coding sequence ATGAAGGCTTTTCTTGGTGCAGACCATGGAGGCTTCAGGCTAAAAGAGAGGATCAAGGAACTCTTGACAGGCCAGAAAATCAACTTTGAGGACTTAGGGCCATACTCGCACGATCCAGAAGACGACTATGTAGATTATGCAGTCAAGGTTGCAGAAATGGTCAGGAAAACAGAAGGATCATTCGGCATACTAATCTGCAAGTCAGGGACAGGCATGGCATTAGCAGCGAACAAGATCAAAGGCATAAGAGCAGCCAAATGCACAGATGCCTATACTGCTAGGATGGCAAGGAGAGATGAGGATGCAAATGTCCTTGCACTCCGAAGCGAGAACACAAGCCCCAGACTGACCAAAAAGATCATCCTTACATTCCTTAAGACAAAGCCAAGCGATGCAAAGAGACATAAACGGAGACTTGACAAGATAAAAAGGCTTGAAAAGAGTTGA
- a CDS encoding ribulose-phosphate 3-epimerase, translating to MKDRLLFSVIAKDQKELDESFRQMKDHIDAFQLDIMDGKCVENTSLDFDFDIPESDGVLEAHLMVQYPLRWLDKLPDRVSIIIFHVECSEDTEYVIDRIRSRGKKAGIAICPSTHLNTIEPYLSKVDLVLIMTVKPGRYGSKFIEETLSKVKTLRSKHPDLIIEVDGGIDPETLRLAKQAGANRFISGSYLKKSDDKAKAVQALQRIIRGDTHN from the coding sequence ATGAAGGACAGACTATTGTTTTCAGTGATCGCCAAGGACCAGAAAGAGCTAGATGAATCCTTCAGGCAGATGAAGGACCACATCGACGCATTCCAGCTTGATATCATGGACGGAAAATGCGTCGAGAACACATCACTGGACTTCGATTTCGATATTCCTGAATCCGACGGCGTCCTTGAGGCTCACCTGATGGTGCAATACCCTCTCAGATGGCTTGACAAGCTGCCCGACAGAGTAAGCATAATCATATTCCACGTCGAATGCTCAGAAGACACAGAATATGTGATTGATAGAATCAGATCACGGGGCAAGAAAGCAGGCATAGCAATATGCCCCAGCACACACCTCAACACAATAGAGCCTTATCTCAGCAAAGTGGACCTTGTCCTCATAATGACAGTAAAGCCAGGAAGATACGGCTCCAAGTTCATCGAGGAGACACTCAGCAAAGTAAAGACACTGAGATCCAAGCATCCCGATCTCATCATTGAAGTTGACGGGGGGATCGATCCAGAAACCCTCAGGCTTGCTAAGCAGGCAGGCGCAAACAGATTCATTTCAGGATCCTACCTGAAGAAATCAGACGACAAAGCAAAAGCGGTCCAGGCTCTTCAGAGGATAATCAGGGGTGATACACATAATTGA